TCCTTGGACAAATCCGCCGATTATTGCGGATATAAACATAATAGTACCAGGTGTCGTTATCCACTGAAATGATGATGGTTTTCCATTTGGTCCAAAATATATTTGTACTTTTGTTGCTACATCTCCTAAGAATTTAAGATCGGGTATAAGATTTACTGCCATTATAAGGACAAACAAAACAATATATGGTGTCCAGGCGATAAGCTGCTTCTTACCGCTTATTCTTTTATCATGTTCATTTACTGCATTTGTCGAGGCTATTTCGCCACTTGCTTTTTCATCAGGGAAAAGCCAGATTTTTTTCACTGGTTTTATCTTAACATAGATGATAATAGACAAAAGTGATGCCAATGAACCAACAATTGCTGCAACTTCCGGTCCTACGAATACTGCAACGGCTGTTTGAAATAGTGCAAATGATATTCCACTGACTATGCAGGCACCTAAAACCTCTTTCAAATATTTAAAGGATTTCGTCATTATTATAACAAGAACTATGGGTAAAATAATTATAAACGGTATGAGCTGATATGCCGTATACGTTGTAAGCAGGCTCTCTTCAATACCTGTTACCTGTGAAAGCGTTATTATAGGTATTCCAATACCGCCAAAGGCAACGGGTACAGTATTTGCAATAAGACATATGACCGCAGCAAATAACGGATCAAAACCAATACCTGCCAATAAACTTGCTGGTATTGCAACAGCTGTACCAAAACCTGCTGCAGCCTCTAAAAAACCACCAAAGGAAAATGCGAGAATTAATGCCTGTATCCTTCTATCAGGAGATATTTTAGCCAATGTTTCATTGATGATATTCATGTTACCTGTCTCAACTGTTACATTGTAAGTGTATATTGCTGCAATAATTACCCACACAATCGGCCATAAGCCCGTTGCAACACCTTCTAAAACAGATTGCGAAGCAAATTTTACAGGCATACCCCATGTAGTTATACTCAGCAAAATCGCCAATGCCAATGATATTAGTGCCGCAATATACGCCTTCATTTTAAACCAACCGAGGCTTATTAAAAGCCACAAAAGCGGTATAAATGCAACAATTGCTGATAAAAAGACATATGATAATGGATCTTGGATTGGATTCCACATAATTTTTCCTCCTTGAATCATGGATTTAGGCAAACTCTTTAAAAAATCCTAAATGTTATCGTTTACTTTAAGTAAATTATCCATAAACAA
This portion of the Thermoanaerobacterium sp. RBIITD genome encodes:
- a CDS encoding L-lactate permease, which gives rise to MWNPIQDPLSYVFLSAIVAFIPLLWLLISLGWFKMKAYIAALISLALAILLSITTWGMPVKFASQSVLEGVATGLWPIVWVIIAAIYTYNVTVETGNMNIINETLAKISPDRRIQALILAFSFGGFLEAAAGFGTAVAIPASLLAGIGFDPLFAAVICLIANTVPVAFGGIGIPIITLSQVTGIEESLLTTYTAYQLIPFIIILPIVLVIIMTKSFKYLKEVLGACIVSGISFALFQTAVAVFVGPEVAAIVGSLASLLSIIIYVKIKPVKKIWLFPDEKASGEIASTNAVNEHDKRISGKKQLIAWTPYIVLFVLIMAVNLIPDLKFLGDVATKVQIYFGPNGKPSSFQWITTPGTIMFISAIIGGFVQGSSIKGLLKIFGKTIKQLLPTIVVVSSIVAMAKVMGYSGMISVIAVALADTTGKVYPFISPLIGALGTFITGSDTSSNILFGALQKQTALQIHANAAWIAAANTVGASAGKMISPQSIAVAASATGLVGKEGRILNSTLLYCLGYAILLGVLIFAVGNML